AGAAGGCTCCAACCTTGGTAAAGACATTTCGTCGCAGGTAATGGCACAGCCTAAGGCTCTGCTTATCGCCTCTGGGGTATTGGTTCTGATGGGTATAATCCCAGGATTCCCGACGATGGCATTCATGGTCCTTGCTGCCATCCTCGGAGTAATATCATATGCTCTATGGTCAGCATCGAAGACGAAAAAACGTCTACATCGTGCCGGAGGTCATGCTTCAGTATCTTCAGCCACCGCCGAAGACCCTACCGTCGACACCGATATCCCCGGACACGCTGTCGTCACTGGCGGAGGCATCGACAACTATGCTTTAACCCTTCCTGTCGTCCTCGAGACCGGACACTTTCTCTCCGAGAAGGTCAAAGAATCTGAGAAGGGTCAGAGCTTCATAGACCTTATGATTCCGAAGATGCGTCAGGCGCTGTATAACGATATGGGGGTACGCTTTCCCGGCGTCCATGTACGTATCGAGTCTCCCGCCCTCGAAGAGCCCGAATATTCCATACACCTCAACGAGGTCCCTATCGTCAAGGGTCGCATCCTTCCTGGCCATGTTCTCACCAATGAGACCGAAGACAATCTCAAGCGTTTTCAGATACCTTTTACGTCGTATAAAAACGTTTTAAACATGCCGACGTTGTGGGTCGAAGACCAATATACCGAGCTTCTTAAAAAGGCAGGGATAAAGTTCTGGGCGCCTCTAGAGGTTGTCGTCTTACACCTATCGTTCTTCTTCAGGAACTATGCCAACGAGTTCGTCGGCATCCAAGAGGTGAAGTCCATGTTAGAATTTATGGAGAAGTCGTTCCCCGACCTCATCAAAGAGGTTACGAGGCTTATCCCTCTGCAGAAGCTTACTGACATCTTCAAGCGTCTCATCCAGGAGCAGATCTCCGTAAAAGACCTGCGTACTGTTATGGAGGCTTTAAGCGAATGGGGGCAGTCGGAGAAAGATACCGTACTTTTGACGGAATATGTACGTTCTTCTTTGAAGAGATATATCAGCTACAAATACTCTCTTGGGCAGTCGGTGTTATCGGTATATATCCTAGACCCAGAGATCGAAGACATGGTTCGTGGCGCGATAAAACAGACGTCAGCAGGGTCGTACCTCGCCCTCGACCCCGACTCCGTACAGCTCATCCTACAGAGCATCAGAAGCACGATAACGCCGCCGCCTCCTGGCGGGCAACCTTCGGTACTTCTTACTGCCATCGACGTACGTCGTTTTGTCAGGAAACTCATCGAGATGGAGTTCTCCAACGTCTCTGTTGTGTCATATCAAGAGATAATCCCCGAGATAAGCATCCAGCCTCTTGGCAGGATACAGATCTCATAACTAGAAGGAAGTGAATTGTTATGGCAGACGGACCTAAAATAGGGATAGAGGCAAACTCCGTAAAACTTAACGTTGGAAATATCGGCGCTAAAGAGACCGCTGCTAAAGAAATAGCGCAAGTTGACAGCAATGAATCTGCGGCGATGGCAGCCTCCAGCGGCGCCGGAAATCTAGTCCGCAGTTTCATAAGAAAGGCGGTGAGATTCCGTAAGAAAGCTGCTGCTACCGAAGGCGAAAACGATGCAGAAGAAAGCCCTGAGGCGAAGAAAGCCGAAGCCAAAAGAGTCAAAGCTGTCGAGAAGTCTAAAGGAACTGGCGAGCGCGGAAAGAGGGGCTATGGCGAGCTGCTTACTCCCGGTGACATTGAAAAATTAAAAGGCATGGTAAAGCTCCTCACAGCAGACCCTTCCAAAGCGAAGAGCGTCCTGTCTATG
Above is a genomic segment from Waddliaceae bacterium containing:
- a CDS encoding EscV/YscV/HrcV family type III secretion system export apparatus protein, with product EGSNLGKDISSQVMAQPKALLIASGVLVLMGIIPGFPTMAFMVLAAILGVISYALWSASKTKKRLHRAGGHASVSSATAEDPTVDTDIPGHAVVTGGGIDNYALTLPVVLETGHFLSEKVKESEKGQSFIDLMIPKMRQALYNDMGVRFPGVHVRIESPALEEPEYSIHLNEVPIVKGRILPGHVLTNETEDNLKRFQIPFTSYKNVLNMPTLWVEDQYTELLKKAGIKFWAPLEVVVLHLSFFFRNYANEFVGIQEVKSMLEFMEKSFPDLIKEVTRLIPLQKLTDIFKRLIQEQISVKDLRTVMEALSEWGQSEKDTVLLTEYVRSSLKRYISYKYSLGQSVLSVYILDPEIEDMVRGAIKQTSAGSYLALDPDSVQLILQSIRSTITPPPPGGQPSVLLTAIDVRRFVRKLIEMEFSNVSVVSYQEIIPEISIQPLGRIQIS